From a single Drosophila sulfurigaster albostrigata strain 15112-1811.04 chromosome 3, ASM2355843v2, whole genome shotgun sequence genomic region:
- the LOC133845132 gene encoding uncharacterized protein LOC133845132 — MPPKKTSVNQLYAGYKATYQKPMANSAYDHMSISNSYGRAAETPIFQAPVEPKQRGRPRKNAASTVAKAEESVATQVARSLVRSLKDNKKPLLTENHGFNRNQKPDYIVSGFYYEEQLVFAVRFKGRKTPDFICAKELKLRAPELLINFYESRLHYTHND, encoded by the exons TGCTGGTTATAAAGCTACCTATCAGAAACCAATGGCGAACTCAGCTTACG ATCACATGTCCATATCAAATAGTTATGGAAGAGCCGCAGAGACTCCAATATTTCAGGCACCTGTTGAACCAAAACAGcgt GGTCGCCCACGAAAGAACGCGGCATCGACTGTAGCGAAGGCGGAAGAAAGTGTTGCCACTCAAGTCGCTAGGTCTTTAGTTCGGTCGTTAAAGGATAATAAGAAACCTTTACTTACGGAAAATCATGGATTTAATCGTAATCAAAAACCGGATTATATAGTATCTGGTTTCTACTACGAAGAACAATTGGTGTTTGCCGTAAGATTTAAGGGTAGGAAGACCCCGGATTTTATTTGTGCCAAAGAATTGAAGCTTAGAGCTCCAGAATTGCTAATCAATTTCTATGAATCTCGTTTGCACTACACTCACAatgattaa